One Nostoc punctiforme PCC 73102 DNA window includes the following coding sequences:
- a CDS encoding eIF2A-related protein, translating into MVERHPQADIRAANERALRSLGRAIALSSGQFSLVLVCCNYRVLQELMLQRLEELSSGVHHIQKVILPHNARSLYTSIHLQLVTEENPPSALMILGLESVDGIDDLLRSINHIRDEFRKRHPFPMILWVNEEVLQKVVRLAPDFASWAATPIRFEMTTQSLRQFLQQETDSLFATVLPSDAGQHQPPQVAKHYFTVEQVWKNSYELHFAIGELHDRGITLEPELHASLEFVFGLDNYISDRINTALSHFQQSLQVWQKLEEIGGAGERGSGGAGEQGDERVFSSSTPPNRPSPLLLRQGVLLFYIGLCYCRLAEQNQIENRRHWYTAKFYFQQCLNVLQVAGRLDIVAGFISQLAEVLQYLQEWEELQTVAQKSLELHQTYGSQIQLACDYGFLAQVAVQQSRWIQASILAHVSLLKLGEAQKHNDPYNCLFPLLLAQIYYLVLAKAQRNLGELVIAHEYLEKATKELPAALESSAHQYDAHRYIRLLRTLRSLYFEEGRYLEAYYIRQKRRSVEQQYGFRAFIGAGRLQPQRQATNPALMAPSGSSSVALEIAASGRERDINNLIGRISRADQKLTVIHGQSGVGKSSTVTAGLVPALQNRAIGDQIAVPVVLQVYTDWARELEKSLSQAMSSDASLAVYAEIKLEANIEAAEVLPYSPTPITIVRILQQLQQNADNHLITVLIFDQFEEFFFGYSDRKQKQEFDKFISDCLNIPFVKVILSLREDYLHRLLDFKHLSALEAINNNILDKHIRYQLNNFSPEYAKAIIQKLTERSQFNLEPALIDALIEDLSTEFGEVRPIELQVVGAQIQDERITTLEEYQPYRPNKLIERYLKELIKDCGPENERAALLVLYLLTDESNNRPFKTRAELAAQLAELEDASKLELVLDILVSSGLVVLFPDVPERYQLIHDYLVDLIRYLQQQESSLQVQLNQLRHKVEQSKAEIERLKSELSQKKQRSTLADSHPQQGLDLLTELRELHKREELSQLQIEQLRAELKEKELTAKLAESQKKQRLSEAQLNRSLKIALTASVLAILGLSVSIVTAVDSEIKTLSASSEALFASQKGIDSLKEGLRAGRKLQQIVWVDSYTREQVQTALYQAVSGLREYNRLEGHLSGVNNATFSPDRSLIASASADTTIKLWLPDGSLFKTLSGHEDVVNSVSFSPDGQIIASASQDKTVKLWSREGVLLVTLLGHQGVVNSVSFSPDGQIIASASTDKTVKLWSRDGKLLKTLPGHDGAVLSVAWSTDGQTIASGSADKTVKLWSRDGKLLKTLQGHEDAVKSVAWSTDGQTIASASLDQTIKLWNLEGKLLRTLSGHSAGVTSVSFSRDGNTIASASTDETIKLWSFEGVLLGTLKGHNNWVNSVSFSPDGRTLASASRDKTIKLWHWDDVLLRKPKADNDDWITSISFSPDDRTLAAGSRDKTIKLFSREGKLLRILTGHQGQVWGVSFSPDGQAIASASKDQTVKLWGADGKLLNTLQGHNSTVLSVAWSPNSQIIASASKDQTVKLWSRDGKLLNTLQGHKDAVNWVSFSPDGKLLASASDDKTVKIWSLDGKLLYTLIGHSRRVNGVSWSPDSQVIASVSIDSTVQLWSRDGGLLNTLTGDGDSFISVSFSPDGKTLAASSDDKIRIWNREGTLLIALKGYEAELTSVSFSPDGKTLAAGSGNGTVIFQNLADIQLEKLLARGCYLLYDYLQTNQKVMKGDRALCSSR; encoded by the coding sequence ATGGTTGAACGACACCCACAAGCAGATATAAGAGCGGCTAATGAGCGGGCTTTACGGAGTTTGGGGAGAGCAATTGCCCTTTCTAGCGGTCAATTTTCTCTGGTTTTGGTGTGCTGCAATTATCGAGTTTTACAAGAACTTATGCTGCAAAGACTCGAAGAACTCTCTTCAGGAGTACACCATATTCAAAAGGTAATTCTGCCGCATAATGCTAGAAGTCTTTACACAAGTATTCATTTACAACTGGTAACTGAAGAGAATCCGCCATCAGCGTTGATGATTTTGGGTTTGGAGTCAGTAGATGGAATCGACGATTTACTAAGGTCTATCAATCATATTCGTGATGAATTTCGCAAACGCCACCCATTCCCGATGATTTTGTGGGTGAATGAAGAAGTGTTGCAAAAGGTAGTCCGTTTAGCACCAGATTTTGCGAGTTGGGCGGCTACACCGATTCGGTTTGAGATGACAACTCAATCATTGCGGCAATTTTTGCAACAGGAAACGGATTCTTTATTTGCCACGGTGTTACCAAGCGATGCTGGACAACACCAACCTCCTCAAGTTGCAAAGCATTATTTCACTGTGGAGCAAGTCTGGAAAAATAGCTATGAACTCCACTTTGCTATTGGAGAGTTGCACGATCGTGGTATTACCTTAGAGCCAGAATTACACGCTAGTTTAGAGTTTGTTTTTGGTCTAGATAATTATATTAGCGATCGCATCAATACAGCTTTAAGCCATTTTCAGCAAAGCTTGCAAGTTTGGCAAAAGTTGGAAGAAATAGGGGGAGCAGGAGAGCGGGGGAGCGGGGGAGCAGGGGAGCAGGGGGATGAGAGGGTATTTTCTTCGTCTACACCTCCTAATCGCCCATCTCCTCTACTTCTGCGACAGGGAGTCTTGCTGTTTTATATTGGGCTGTGTTATTGCCGTTTAGCAGAGCAAAATCAAATAGAAAACCGTCGTCATTGGTACACAGCTAAATTTTATTTTCAGCAATGTTTGAATGTTTTACAGGTGGCTGGGCGTTTAGATATAGTTGCTGGGTTTATTAGTCAACTCGCTGAAGTTTTGCAATATCTGCAAGAGTGGGAAGAATTGCAGACTGTTGCCCAAAAGTCTCTGGAGTTGCATCAAACTTATGGTAGTCAAATTCAATTAGCTTGTGACTACGGTTTTCTGGCACAAGTGGCTGTGCAGCAGTCACGGTGGATACAGGCGAGTATATTAGCGCATGTATCGCTGCTAAAATTAGGTGAAGCGCAAAAGCACAACGATCCTTATAACTGCTTATTTCCATTACTGCTGGCGCAAATTTACTATTTAGTGTTGGCGAAAGCACAGAGAAATTTAGGTGAGCTAGTAATCGCTCATGAATACTTAGAAAAAGCTACAAAAGAACTGCCAGCAGCTTTAGAAAGCAGTGCCCATCAATACGATGCCCATCGTTATATTCGCTTATTGCGGACACTGCGATCGCTATACTTTGAAGAAGGTCGCTATTTGGAAGCCTATTACATTCGCCAGAAACGGCGTTCTGTTGAGCAGCAGTACGGCTTTCGGGCTTTTATTGGTGCAGGACGCTTGCAACCCCAAAGACAGGCGACAAACCCTGCATTGATGGCACCTTCTGGGAGTAGTAGCGTTGCTTTAGAAATTGCTGCTTCTGGTCGAGAGCGTGATATTAATAACTTAATTGGGAGAATTAGCCGCGCCGATCAAAAGCTGACGGTAATTCACGGTCAATCAGGTGTAGGTAAAAGTTCTACCGTAACGGCAGGTTTAGTTCCAGCACTGCAAAATCGAGCCATTGGCGATCAAATAGCTGTGCCTGTAGTACTGCAAGTTTACACCGATTGGGCGCGGGAGTTAGAGAAATCTTTAAGTCAGGCGATGTCTAGTGACGCATCCCTTGCCGTCTACGCTGAGATTAAGCTAGAAGCAAACATTGAAGCGGCGGAGGTTTTGCCCTACTCTCCTACACCGATCACCATCGTCAGAATTTTACAACAACTCCAACAAAATGCTGATAACCACTTGATCACAGTTTTAATTTTTGACCAGTTTGAAGAATTTTTCTTTGGTTATAGCGATCGCAAGCAAAAGCAAGAATTTGATAAATTTATTAGTGATTGTCTGAATATCCCCTTTGTCAAAGTTATCCTTTCCTTGCGAGAAGATTACTTACATCGTTTGTTAGATTTTAAACATCTCTCCGCACTGGAAGCGATTAATAATAATATTCTCGACAAGCATATTCGTTACCAGTTGAATAACTTTTCACCAGAATATGCTAAAGCAATTATCCAAAAATTGACCGAGCGATCGCAGTTTAATTTAGAGCCTGCTTTAATCGATGCCTTAATCGAAGATTTATCCACAGAATTTGGAGAAGTCCGCCCAATTGAATTGCAAGTTGTGGGAGCGCAAATTCAAGATGAACGCATTACTACTCTAGAAGAATATCAGCCATATAGACCCAACAAACTTATCGAGCGATATCTTAAAGAACTGATTAAAGACTGCGGCCCAGAAAATGAACGAGCCGCCTTACTCGTCTTATACTTATTAACAGATGAAAGTAACAACCGACCTTTTAAAACTCGTGCTGAATTAGCGGCACAGCTAGCAGAATTAGAAGATGCCAGCAAATTAGAGTTAGTATTAGACATTTTAGTAAGCTCCGGTTTGGTAGTACTATTCCCTGATGTACCAGAACGCTATCAACTAATTCACGATTATTTAGTAGACTTAATTCGCTACCTACAGCAACAAGAATCAAGTTTACAGGTACAACTAAATCAGTTGCGCCATAAAGTAGAACAAAGTAAAGCTGAAATTGAGCGGCTTAAAAGCGAACTTAGCCAAAAAAAGCAGCGTTCCACATTAGCAGATTCTCATCCCCAACAGGGATTAGATTTATTAACAGAATTGCGAGAATTACACAAGCGAGAAGAATTGAGTCAGTTACAAATTGAGCAATTACGAGCTGAATTAAAAGAAAAAGAATTAACAGCTAAACTTGCAGAAAGTCAAAAGAAACAAAGACTTAGCGAAGCTCAATTAAATCGTTCGTTGAAAATTGCCCTGACTGCTTCTGTTCTTGCCATATTGGGATTAAGTGTTTCCATAGTAACAGCAGTAGATAGTGAAATTAAAACCCTTAGTGCATCCAGTGAAGCCCTCTTTGCCTCACAAAAAGGTATTGATTCTTTAAAAGAAGGTTTAAGAGCGGGAAGAAAATTACAACAAATAGTTTGGGTAGATTCCTACACAAGAGAGCAAGTACAGACGGCGCTCTATCAAGCTGTTTCTGGGTTAAGAGAATATAACCGCTTGGAGGGGCATTTATCTGGAGTAAATAATGCTACATTCAGCCCTGACCGTTCTTTAATTGCTTCAGCTAGTGCGGATACTACAATTAAACTTTGGCTTCCTGATGGTAGCTTGTTCAAAACCCTATCTGGGCATGAAGATGTAGTGAATAGCGTCAGTTTCAGCCCCGATGGTCAAATTATTGCTTCCGCTAGTCAAGACAAAACGGTGAAACTTTGGAGTCGAGAGGGTGTATTACTTGTTACTCTATTAGGGCATCAGGGTGTCGTGAATAGTGTCAGTTTTAGCCCAGATGGACAGATTATTGCTTCTGCAAGTACAGACAAGACAGTAAAACTGTGGAGTCGGGATGGTAAACTGCTCAAAACCTTGCCAGGACATGATGGTGCAGTTTTGAGTGTCGCTTGGTCAACTGATGGACAAACCATTGCTTCAGGGAGTGCAGACAAGACAGTAAAATTGTGGAGTCGGGATGGGAAGCTGCTCAAAACCTTGCAGGGACATGAGGATGCAGTTAAAAGTGTAGCTTGGTCAACCGATGGACAGACTATTGCTTCAGCTAGTTTAGACCAGACAATCAAACTGTGGAATCTAGAGGGGAAATTACTGCGAACCCTATCAGGGCATAGTGCTGGAGTTACCAGCGTCAGTTTTAGCCGTGATGGTAATACCATCGCTTCTGCAAGTACCGACGAGACAATCAAACTTTGGAGTTTTGAAGGTGTGCTGCTAGGAACCCTGAAAGGACATAATAATTGGGTTAACAGTGTCAGTTTCAGCCCAGATGGTCGCACCCTAGCTTCTGCAAGTCGGGACAAAACTATTAAACTCTGGCATTGGGACGATGTGTTATTGCGAAAACCCAAAGCCGATAATGATGACTGGATAACTAGCATCAGTTTCAGCCCAGACGATCGCACCTTAGCAGCAGGGAGTCGAGACAAAACTATAAAACTATTCAGCCGCGAAGGTAAATTACTCCGAATACTTACAGGGCATCAAGGTCAAGTTTGGGGGGTTAGTTTCAGTCCAGATGGTCAAGCGATCGCTTCGGCTAGTAAAGATCAAACAGTAAAGCTTTGGGGTGCTGACGGTAAACTGCTCAATACCTTACAGGGTCATAATAGTACCGTCTTGAGTGTAGCTTGGTCGCCTAATAGTCAAATAATTGCCTCGGCTAGTAAAGATCAAACAGTAAAGCTTTGGAGTCGAGATGGTAAACTGCTCAACACCTTGCAAGGACATAAAGATGCAGTGAATTGGGTAAGTTTTAGCCCAGATGGTAAATTGCTAGCCTCAGCCAGTGATGACAAAACCGTAAAAATCTGGAGTTTAGATGGTAAATTGCTATATACCTTAATTGGTCATAGCCGCCGCGTAAATGGGGTTTCTTGGTCGCCTGATAGTCAAGTAATTGCTTCAGTTAGTATTGATAGCACAGTCCAACTTTGGAGCCGGGACGGTGGTTTACTAAATACTCTCACAGGGGATGGTGATAGTTTTATTAGTGTGAGTTTTAGCCCCGATGGTAAGACTTTAGCAGCTAGCAGTGATGACAAAATAAGAATTTGGAACCGAGAAGGGACATTACTGATCGCTTTAAAAGGCTATGAAGCTGAGTTAACCAGCGTCAGTTTCAGTCCTGACGGTAAGACTTTGGCTGCGGGTAGTGGTAACGGCACAGTGATTTTCCAGAATTTGGCAGATATCCAACTGGAAAAATTACTGGCACGGGGTTGTTATTTGCTCTATGATTATTTGCAGACTAACCAGAAAGTGATGAAAGGCGATCGCGCCTTGTGTTCTAGTAGGTGA
- a CDS encoding DUF262 domain-containing protein: MSKNGIATNKKVLDLFNMMKTGTLILAPSFQRKLVWNNAHKEKFIETILLKLPFPEIYLADGEIDLDIQTSKTLVVDGQQRLSTIYQYVTASPEFTIKNISKFEKLSKQEKTDFFDYTVVVRDLGRIPESEIREVFKRINSVQYALNAIEISNSLYEGEFITTAKNILENNALFTSLEVFSEGEFSRMKDLEYVLLIMSTIEEGGYFTSDKEVKTYVEKYNNEYPNKELMSNNFNEASKLIIESNLPPDSLWIKKSSLFTLMVELIKIKNKYGYLPQEQTLAHALKSLEEELHINKKEDVSKNMFAQYYYYTHQGTASRKGRNVRGQLISKILEESMNVN, from the coding sequence ATGAGCAAAAATGGTATTGCAACTAATAAAAAAGTTTTAGATTTATTCAACATGATGAAAACTGGTACTTTAATACTTGCTCCATCTTTTCAAAGAAAGCTTGTATGGAATAATGCACATAAAGAAAAATTTATAGAAACAATTTTATTAAAACTTCCTTTCCCTGAAATATATCTAGCTGATGGTGAAATCGATCTTGATATTCAAACATCAAAAACACTTGTCGTAGATGGTCAACAAAGATTAAGTACAATCTACCAATATGTCACAGCATCACCAGAATTCACTATCAAAAATATCAGTAAGTTTGAAAAATTGTCTAAACAAGAAAAAACAGATTTTTTTGATTATACAGTTGTCGTTAGAGATTTAGGAAGAATTCCTGAAAGTGAAATTAGAGAAGTTTTTAAGAGAATCAACTCTGTACAATACGCACTAAATGCAATAGAAATTAGCAACTCATTATATGAAGGGGAGTTCATCACAACTGCTAAAAATATTCTAGAAAATAATGCTCTTTTTACTAGTTTAGAGGTCTTTAGTGAAGGTGAATTTTCTCGTATGAAAGACCTGGAATATGTATTGCTAATTATGTCAACAATAGAAGAAGGTGGTTATTTTACTAGTGATAAAGAGGTAAAGACCTATGTAGAAAAATATAATAATGAATATCCAAATAAAGAGTTAATGTCTAATAATTTTAACGAAGCATCTAAATTAATTATTGAGTCTAATCTCCCTCCAGATAGTTTGTGGATAAAGAAGTCTAGTTTGTTTACTTTAATGGTTGAATTAATCAAAATTAAAAACAAGTATGGTTATTTACCTCAAGAGCAAACTTTAGCTCATGCTTTAAAATCTTTAGAAGAAGAACTACATATAAATAAAAAAGAAGATGTATCTAAAAATATGTTTGCTCAATATTATTATTATACACATCAAGGTACTGCTAGTAGAAAAGGACGTAATGTTCGCGGTCAACTTATAAGTAAAATTTTAGAAGAAAGTATGAATGTAAATTAG
- a CDS encoding Uma2 family endonuclease — protein sequence MYASVTQPLTFEEFLAWDDGSGREFELLDGIPVPLSEPNANHEDLIQRLCAYLENHYQENDLSYVPRQSKQVRLKTALGEKEKSRKADIVIFARVEWQRMRTISSSAAAYIPPPGIIEVVSNNWKDDYLTKLAEYEDLGVFEYIIVDYAAFGDIRFIGFPKQPTITIYQLEGAEYLPPKVFRGQDLIHSKLFPNIPLTAEQIFAMSR from the coding sequence ATGTATGCAAGCGTCACACAACCACTGACTTTTGAAGAGTTTCTTGCCTGGGATGATGGTTCAGGCAGAGAGTTTGAGCTATTAGATGGGATTCCCGTGCCATTATCAGAACCAAATGCAAATCATGAGGATTTGATCCAGCGACTGTGTGCCTACTTAGAAAATCACTACCAAGAAAATGACCTGTCTTATGTGCCGCGCCAGTCCAAGCAGGTTCGGCTCAAAACAGCATTAGGAGAAAAGGAAAAAAGCCGGAAAGCAGATATTGTCATATTTGCAAGAGTTGAATGGCAGAGGATGAGAACTATCTCTAGTTCTGCTGCTGCATATATTCCACCACCGGGAATCATTGAAGTCGTTAGCAACAACTGGAAGGACGACTATCTGACAAAACTTGCTGAATATGAAGACTTGGGCGTTTTCGAGTACATCATTGTAGACTATGCTGCTTTTGGTGACATTCGGTTCATTGGCTTTCCTAAGCAGCCAACCATTACAATCTACCAACTTGAAGGTGCAGAGTATTTACCTCCGAAGGTTTTTCGAGGGCAGGATCTAATTCATTCTAAATTGTTTCCGAACATTCCCTTAACTGCTGAACAAATTTTTGCAATGAGTCGCTGA
- a CDS encoding helix-turn-helix domain-containing protein, with the protein MTQEPVFEESSGNVFADLGLEDASELFMRGKIGIQVLRLLSQRNLKQREISELLGIPQPEVSHLMKGEFQRFSEGKLLIFLKRLDTEINLHLRPRHASGQSAETVISL; encoded by the coding sequence ATGACACAGGAACCCGTTTTTGAAGAAAGCAGTGGCAACGTATTTGCTGATCTCGGTTTAGAGGATGCTTCGGAACTTTTTATGCGAGGCAAGATAGGGATTCAGGTACTGCGCCTCCTTTCTCAACGCAACCTGAAACAGCGCGAAATCAGCGAACTTCTTGGCATTCCCCAGCCAGAAGTATCTCATTTGATGAAAGGAGAGTTTCAACGGTTCAGCGAGGGTAAACTCCTCATTTTCCTCAAGCGGCTCGATACGGAAATCAACTTACATCTTCGCCCTCGTCATGCGTCTGGCCAATCTGCTGAAACTGTTATATCGCTATAG
- a CDS encoding type II toxin-antitoxin system RelE/ParE family toxin, whose product MDDDEDIIEIPLRPLVWMGDSLKNIRSFPEDVRASLGYSLQLVQAGETPMDAKLFKGVGSSVYEIVKRYDTDTYRAVYAVKIGEKIYVLHVFQKKSKQGIKTPQADVDLIKQRYKDAVAREKQQ is encoded by the coding sequence ATGGACGATGACGAGGATATTATAGAAATTCCTTTACGACCTCTGGTTTGGATGGGAGACTCTCTCAAAAATATCCGCTCATTTCCTGAAGATGTGCGTGCATCACTAGGCTATTCGCTGCAATTGGTGCAAGCTGGGGAAACACCAATGGATGCCAAACTTTTTAAAGGGGTTGGAAGCAGCGTGTATGAAATCGTCAAACGCTACGATACCGATACTTATAGGGCAGTCTATGCGGTAAAGATTGGAGAGAAAATCTATGTTCTGCACGTTTTTCAGAAAAAATCAAAGCAGGGGATTAAAACCCCACAGGCTGATGTTGACCTGATTAAACAACGCTATAAAGACGCAGTGGCAAGGGAGAAACAACAATGA
- a CDS encoding DUF433 domain-containing protein, which yields MCERCIALYILILEKLAAGETSEQILEAHPRLTDEGIKAALAFAAQALRYDVVYPTIEKALISF from the coding sequence GTGTGCGAACGGTGTATCGCGTTATATATATTAATTCTCGAAAAACTTGCTGCGGGTGAAACATCTGAGCAAATACTAGAAGCGCATCCGCGACTTACCGATGAAGGAATTAAAGCAGCTTTGGCATTTGCGGCTCAAGCTTTAAGGTATGATGTAGTTTATCCAACGATTGAGAAAGCTTTAATAAGTTTTTAG
- a CDS encoding tocopherol cyclase family protein: MLTIPLNFLQSTQTPHSGYHWDGTSRRFFEGWYYRITLPEIEQTFAFMYSIEDPIGGKPHSGGAAQILGPDDEYLCRTFPDVKKFWGSRDVLGLGHWGKTDLQIAPLYLLPAEFEHHVQEGYQATATLNQGIIRELATNNYCRWEYEIQPIYGWGNKNSIQQSTAGWLSFSQIFEPGWQILMAHGLASGKIDWNGKIYEFTNVPAYGEKNWGGAFPQKWFWINCNCFEGEPDLALTAGGGRRGVLWWMESVAMIGLHYQDKFYEFVPWNSQVDWEIQPWARWQMKATNSNYEIELTGTTDLAGTPLRAPTAEGLRYCCRDTMQGKLTLELREINGRKSQIILKAESFLCGLEVGGGSWHNVWQSR, encoded by the coding sequence ATGTTAACTATTCCCCTCAATTTCCTCCAATCAACCCAAACGCCCCATTCTGGTTATCACTGGGATGGTACTAGTCGCCGTTTCTTTGAAGGCTGGTATTACCGCATCACTTTACCGGAAATTGAGCAAACGTTCGCCTTTATGTACTCCATCGAAGACCCCATCGGCGGGAAACCCCACAGTGGCGGTGCAGCCCAAATCCTTGGCCCAGATGATGAATATTTATGCCGTACTTTTCCTGATGTGAAAAAATTTTGGGGTAGTCGAGATGTTTTGGGTTTAGGCCATTGGGGTAAAACAGATTTACAAATTGCTCCTCTGTACCTTTTACCAGCAGAGTTTGAGCATCATGTTCAAGAAGGATATCAAGCCACAGCCACCTTGAATCAGGGAATAATTCGCGAACTTGCAACCAATAATTATTGCCGTTGGGAGTATGAAATTCAACCAATATACGGTTGGGGTAATAAAAATAGCATTCAGCAATCAACCGCAGGTTGGCTGTCATTCTCGCAGATTTTTGAACCCGGATGGCAGATTTTGATGGCTCACGGTTTAGCCAGTGGGAAAATTGATTGGAATGGCAAAATCTACGAATTCACCAACGTCCCAGCTTATGGAGAGAAAAATTGGGGTGGTGCTTTTCCGCAAAAATGGTTTTGGATAAATTGTAATTGCTTTGAGGGCGAACCCGATTTAGCATTAACTGCTGGCGGTGGACGGCGGGGTGTGCTGTGGTGGATGGAATCTGTAGCGATGATTGGGTTGCACTATCAAGACAAGTTTTATGAATTCGTTCCCTGGAATTCACAAGTAGACTGGGAAATTCAGCCTTGGGCTAGATGGCAAATGAAAGCTACAAATTCTAATTATGAAATTGAATTGACAGGAACCACAGATTTAGCTGGTACACCTCTGCGTGCGCCCACAGCAGAAGGTTTAAGATATTGTTGCCGAGACACCATGCAAGGAAAGTTAACTTTAGAGTTACGAGAAATAAATGGCAGAAAATCTCAAATAATCTTAAAAGCAGAAAGTTTTCTTTGTGGTTTAGAAGTAGGTGGCGGCTCTTGGCATAATGTTTGGCAGTCTCGGTAA
- a CDS encoding J domain-containing protein, giving the protein MSNDKPKRLRSDINHAYEILGLEPGASQAEVKRTYRKLVKIWHPDRFFDQKQKQEAEEKIKLINVAYNKLKSENPSEPPTSENPSSSSPKNPTKISVNRWDAEAFYTLGVENATVGRYDDAIADFTHAIRLNPNYVDAYKYRGLVCSQLGYEYRAASDLNKAAQIEQGLKNPGAARRVRSPRYVSKPRPLVERFCQGIKKILRLNRRWR; this is encoded by the coding sequence ATGTCTAACGACAAGCCGAAACGTCTACGCTCCGATATTAATCATGCTTATGAAATTCTTGGGCTAGAACCCGGTGCATCTCAAGCAGAGGTGAAGCGAACTTACCGTAAACTGGTAAAAATTTGGCATCCCGATCGCTTTTTCGATCAAAAGCAAAAACAGGAAGCTGAGGAAAAAATCAAATTAATTAACGTAGCTTACAACAAGCTCAAATCAGAAAATCCATCCGAACCTCCCACTTCTGAAAATCCCTCTTCATCTTCGCCTAAAAATCCCACAAAAATATCTGTCAATCGTTGGGATGCAGAAGCTTTCTATACTTTAGGCGTAGAGAATGCCACGGTAGGAAGATATGACGATGCGATCGCAGATTTTACCCATGCAATTCGTCTCAATCCTAACTATGTTGACGCATATAAATATCGTGGACTAGTTTGCTCCCAACTTGGATACGAATATAGAGCCGCTTCAGATTTAAATAAAGCTGCACAAATAGAACAAGGGTTAAAAAATCCTGGTGCTGCAAGGAGAGTGCGATCGCCTAGATATGTATCAAAGCCTAGGCCTCTGGTAGAAAGATTTTGTCAGGGGATTAAAAAGATATTGCGGCTAAATCGACGCTGGAGATGA